The Saccharopolyspora gregorii genomic interval ACCCACTCGTCAGCGACGAGGGCGGCGGCTTTTCCGCCCACCAGAAAAGGGTGGTCACGTTCGAGCAGGTCGGCGAGCCGGGACCGCAAGGCGGTGGTGGTGGGATTCCAGTCGCCGAGGCCGAACAGCACCGGGACGCGACCCGTGCGACCGCGTTCCGCGATCAGGTCGAGGACGAGCCGGTGGACCAGCGCGGTCTTGCCCGCACCGGCCCGGCCCAGGATCACCAGGCGTTGCGAGTCGATATCCCGGTAGGTCCGCCGAATCTCGGCGAAGGACCCGGTCAACGACGGCGGCCGAGCTTCGTCGTGCTGGATGTTGTCCCAGTGGTCGACCAGTTCGTCCGCTGCCGGATGCCAGCGCACCGGCAGCGCCTCCGGATCGCCCAGGCCCCACCGCTCACCCTCCTGGCGGCTGAGCGCGGCCAACCTGCGGGCGAGCTCCCGCGCCGACGCTTCCGGCGACCCGGTGGGGGCGGGCGGTTCCGGGTGCACGACGAGATCACCGTGCACGTCACCACCGACCTGCACGAGGTCACCGCCGACGGTGCCGCGATTGGTGTTGCGAGCCCGGTCGTGCTCTGTCACCTCGCCAGTGTGCCGCGAAGATCGCGGCCCCGGGGCCGGATCGAACCATCCACGAGCGGTCGTCCAGCACTCCCGGCGGCCGACCACCTCCGCAACGGCCGCCCCACATCCACACCCCGTTCAGGTGTGGAGTACTCGCGAAACTCACGGGGAATCGAACGGACCGACTCGCCGCCGAGTCGACGTACCCGCAGCGCAACAAGGGTTTTGCGGTCTGTGAACAAGGCGGGGCCCTGCAACTCGTAGTGAGATCGCAGGGGTTCCGGGGGCGTTCGGGTGAGTGGGCGCCGTCAAGCCTTGGCGAGTTCTGCGGCGTCCTCTTCGCCGAACTGGTCCTCCAGGCGTTCGGGGGAGGCGTCGACGTCGATCTGCTCCAGCGGGGTGCCGCGGGCCGAGGAGATCGCGCCGAGGCGGCGTCCGGCGCGGTCGCTCGCGTAGCTCAGCAGCTCGTCGGTGTCCAGTTCGAACGGTCGCACCTCGGGCGCGTCGGCGGGCTGCCACTGGATGAGCTGCATGGCGTGCGGCAGCAGTTCCTGCATCATCTCCTCGACGTGGCCCCAGTTCGTCTCGTCGGCGGCCACGTGCCTGCGGCAGGTGAAGGTGCCCCACGCCATGTGCCTGCGCTCGTCGTCGCCGATGTGGCCGATGATCCGCTGCATGCCGGGGAACAGCCCGCGGCTGCGGCAGATCTTGTTCCACGCGTAGTAGCCGGTGAGCGCGAGCGAGCCCTCCACGACGTGGTTGTAGGTCACCGACGCCCGGATCTGGTTGCGCGGCCCCGGATCGGTGTCCAGCGCGTGCAGCACGGTGGGCAGCACGTCGTAGAAGATCGTGCGGTAGCCGGGGTTGTCCTCGACGAACTCGTTGAGGTTCTCGGTGAGGCCGACGGCGTCCATCCACAGCCGGAACGCCTGGGTGTGCTTGGCCTCCTCGTACATGAACTGGGTCAGGTACATCTCGTCGCCGAAGCGGCCTTCGGCGGCCATGGCGGACAGGAACGGGCGCAGGTCCTGGGTGACGGCTTCCTCGCCGGCGATGAACTCGGCGCACAGCCCCGCCACGCTGCGCCGTTCTTCGCCGGTGAGCCCGGCCATGTCGCGGGCGTCCTGCTCGAAGTCGATGTCGGCGGGGTTCCAGAACTTCGCGTTGCCCTTGGTGAACAGCCGCAGCGGCAGCGAGTCCCAGTTGAGGCCGCCGGGGCGCAGGGAGTGGAAGTCGTCGCGGTGCTTGCTGCTGTCCGTGGTGGTCGTCATCGGCCTGCTCCAGCTCGCCCGGGGAGTGTGAGTCGCGTTACACCATCGATTTTCGATACTAGAAAGTTCCGCGTCAAGGGCGGTCACTCGCCCGCGTGCGGCGGTTAGCCTCCAGGTCGTGAACCCCGCGACCGTCGGCTTCGACCTGGACCTCACGCTCATCGACCCCCGGCCCGGCATGATCGACGTGTTCGAGCGGCTGCGCAAGGAGTTCGGCGTGCCCCTCGACGGCGAGCACTTCGCCGCCAACCTCGGCCCGCCGCTGCCCGACGTGCTGCGCACCTACGGGTTCGACGAACCGCTCGTGGCGAGTCTCGTGCACCGGTTCCGGGAGCTCTACCCCGAACTCGTCGTGCCCGGCACGAAGGCCATGCCCGGCGCGGCCGAATCGCTCGCCGCGGTGCGCGAGCTCGGCGGCCGGGCGCTCGTCGTCACCGGGAAGTTCGAGCGCAACGCGCGGCTGCACCTCGACGCCCTCGGCTGGGAGGTCGACCGGCTCGCCGGCGACGTGTTCGCCGCCGCCAAGGGCGACGTGCTGCTCGCCGAAGGCGCCGCCATCTACGTCGGGGACCACCTCGGCGACGTGGTCGGCGCCAAGACGGCCGGCGCGCTCGCCGTCGGCGTCGCCACCGGTCCCTACCGGGCCGAAGAACTCCTGGAAGCCGGGGCCGACGTCGCGCTCGGCGACCTCGCCGAGTTCCCCGCCTGGCTCGCCGGCCGCGCGGGCTGACTCAACCGCGGCGGGTGCGCAGCACCGCGCCCACCACACCGACGACCAACCCGGCCGGGGCCAGCAGCGTCGCCAGGTTCAGCCACAGCGGCAGGTCCGCCAGGCCCGCGGCGTACGACCCGAACACCGCGAGCACCGCGAGCACGCCCGCGGCGAACAGGCCCACCGCGAGGGGGAGCACGACGGAACGAGGGGAAGCGGCGCTCATGCGAGCAGGGTAGGCGCCGCGGCGGCAGGTCCGGCCCGGATGTGGCCGGAACCTCCGGCTCGGTCGAGGACTTCGCAGGTCAGCGAGTCCTCGCCGGCCGCTCCGCGCAAGGGGCGACGATGTTCCGCTCCGGGCGGGTACTCTGGAACGGACGCGTCCTGGGAACGCTCTGACAGCGTGGCGTTCCGGGGCGTTTTTGTTGTGCCAGGGCCGGTACGTCGCGCCCCGGCGCGACGCACGATGACGACAAGGAGGACCCGCTCGCTCCCGGACCGCCCGACCTGGGCCACGTGGAGGAGTGCGGGCCGGGCATCGACAGGGAACGGTGAGGACAGTGCCGACCGGCAGGGTCAAGTGGTACGACGCGGACAAGGGCTTCGGCTTCGTGACCCAGGACGGTGGGGAGGACGTGTACGTGCGCTCCTCCGCGCTGCCGTCCGACGTCGACTCGCTCAAGACCGGCCAGCGCGTCGACTTCGACATGGCCCAGGGCCGCCGCGGCCCGCAGGCCCTGCGGATCCAGCTGCTGGACCCGCCGCCCTCCGTCGTCGAAGCGCGCCGCCGCCCCGCCGACGAACTGCACGGCATGGTCGACGACATGATCAAGCTGCTGGAGCTGAAGGTGCAGCCCGACCTGCGCCGCGGCAAGTACCCGGACCGCAAGGTGTCCAAGCGGATCGGCGAGGTCGTCCGTGCGGTCGCCCGCGAACTCGACCCCGGCGCCTGACCCCGGAGCCGAACGAGAGCGAACGCCAACCGCACCGCCCGTCTGCGAACCTGCCAGGTCGTTCTCCTGTCAGCGGCGAAGCCGCTGAGCAGCGACCATTAGAGCAGCGGAACCACCAGCGGGTTCTCAGCGCCCTCCTCGCGAGGACAGCGTTTTCTCATGTGGCGGAGCCACCTGTGAAAACGATCCCGCAGCGAGGAGGGCGCTGAGGTTCCGCCACCCGACCTCCACGCAGCAGGAGTTCGACAGGCAGAACCTCAGGTCGGGTCGATGACCCACGTCGCGGCGATGGGGAAGTCCACGCCGCCGTCCTCGCCGAGCACGAGGAGACCGGAGTACTGCTGCACCTCGACGTGCTCCAGGCGGGTGCCGTCCGGGGGGACGCGCAGGGTGTAGGAGTGGCGCTCGTCCGGCCGGATCACGCCGGTGCGCCCCTCGACCTCTTGGCCGTCGACGCCCCGGTAGATGTAGGACACCTGCCACGGCGTCGCGGACACCTCGCCGGGCACCGAGATCTGCAGCGGCGACTTCTCCGGCACCCGCAGCTTGCCCACCGGGTCCTCGGCGGGCGGCGCGCAGTTCTCCCCGGTCGCGTCGCAGAACCGCGCGGGGGCGACCTCGATCGCCTCGCCGTGCGAGTAGAACGTGACCTGCGGGGCGGAGGGTGCCGAGCACCCGGCCAGGGCGACGACGCCCAGCGGAGCCGCGAGCAGCAGCGACTTCAGTCCACGATGCACGACCGCGAGCCTACGGCCCGGTGTCGTCCGCCAAGTCCACGGCCCGGTGTCGCCGGACGGGCTCGCGGTCCGGGGCGGTCCGCCTGGTCCGCGGTCCGGCCGGAACGCCCTCGGTGCCCGGTTCGGCCCGGCGGCCCCGGCGCGGGAGCCGGACCAGCCCGCCGCCGCGTCCGACGAGGACGGTCTGCACCAGCACCAGGGCCAGCAGCGCGGCCGTCGTGGTGAAGCCGATCCACCACACCGGCGGCAGCAGCACCCCCAGCGCGCCGCCGAACACCCAGCTCAGCTGCAGCACCGTCTCGGAGCGGCCGAACGCGGAGGCCCGCGACTCCTCGGCCACGTCCCGCTGCACCACCGCGTCCAGGCACACCTTCGCCAGCGCGCTCGCGGTCGCCGCCACGAGCCCGACCGCGACCGCCGCGGGCACCCCGGCCAGCACCGCCGCGCACACCGCGATCGCCAGCGCGCTGCCCAGGCAGCTCACGATCAGCCGGTCCGGGGCGCCGAACCGCATCCGGGCGCCCGCCGCGTTCCCGAGGAAGCTGCCGAGCCCGGCCGCCCCGCCGACCGCGCCGAGCAGCACGACCTGCATCGCCGGGTCCTGCCGGGTGCTCTCCTTGATCACGAAGGCGGCGAACAGCGTCAGGAACCCGGTCAGCACCCGGATGCCCGCGTTGCCCCACAGCGCGACGACCACGTGCGGGCCCAGCGGCGCCCGCCGCCGCTTCCCGGCCACGGCCCGCGCCTCGCCCGCCGAGCTCTCCACCCGCCGCGTGATCCGCAGGCACAGCCACACCCCGGCCGCCGCGAGCGCCGCCATGAACCACAGCGCCCCCGGCGATCCCAGCAACCACGCGAACCCGGACGCCACCGCTCCGAACACGCCCCCGGCGGCCAGGCCGAACGTGGTCAGCCGCGAGTTGGCCGTGGTCAGGTCGATCGCCGCGGGCAGCACCCGCGGGGTCATCGCGGCCTTGAGCACGCCGAACGACTTGGACAGCACCATGCAGCCCAGCGCCGCCGGGTACAGCAGCCAGCCGTCGAAGTTCACCGCCATCACCGCCGCCAGCAGCACGCGGACGCCGAAGGACACCGCGAGCGCGGTGCGCCTGCCCTGCCGCAGCCGGTCCAGCGCGGGGCCGATCACCGGCGCGATCACCGCGAACGGGGCGACGGTGATCAGCAGGTACAGCGCCACCTTGTCCCGGCTCTCGCCGGTGGCGGCGGAGAAGAACAGCGTGTTCGCGAGCGCCACGGCCATCGCCGCGTCCACCGCGTAGTTGAGCATCACCGCGTAGCTGAAGCGGGCGAGCCCGGATTCGGCGGCGCCGTCGGCGTGCGCGGCGGAGAAGAACAGCCGCATCGCGGCGCGGGTGAGCTGGCGGCCGCGCCAGGCCGCGACCCGGGTGACGGTGAGCTTGCGCGGGGGAGCGGTGGCGTCCCAGCGGC includes:
- a CDS encoding R2-like ligand-binding oxidase, encoding MTTTTDSSKHRDDFHSLRPGGLNWDSLPLRLFTKGNAKFWNPADIDFEQDARDMAGLTGEERRSVAGLCAEFIAGEEAVTQDLRPFLSAMAAEGRFGDEMYLTQFMYEEAKHTQAFRLWMDAVGLTENLNEFVEDNPGYRTIFYDVLPTVLHALDTDPGPRNQIRASVTYNHVVEGSLALTGYYAWNKICRSRGLFPGMQRIIGHIGDDERRHMAWGTFTCRRHVAADETNWGHVEEMMQELLPHAMQLIQWQPADAPEVRPFELDTDELLSYASDRAGRRLGAISSARGTPLEQIDVDASPERLEDQFGEEDAAELAKA
- a CDS encoding HAD family hydrolase; translated protein: MNPATVGFDLDLTLIDPRPGMIDVFERLRKEFGVPLDGEHFAANLGPPLPDVLRTYGFDEPLVASLVHRFRELYPELVVPGTKAMPGAAESLAAVRELGGRALVVTGKFERNARLHLDALGWEVDRLAGDVFAAAKGDVLLAEGAAIYVGDHLGDVVGAKTAGALAVGVATGPYRAEELLEAGADVALGDLAEFPAWLAGRAG
- a CDS encoding cold-shock protein, translated to MPTGRVKWYDADKGFGFVTQDGGEDVYVRSSALPSDVDSLKTGQRVDFDMAQGRRGPQALRIQLLDPPPSVVEARRRPADELHGMVDDMIKLLELKVQPDLRRGKYPDRKVSKRIGEVVRAVARELDPGA
- a CDS encoding DUF2771 family protein codes for the protein MHRGLKSLLLAAPLGVVALAGCSAPSAPQVTFYSHGEAIEVAPARFCDATGENCAPPAEDPVGKLRVPEKSPLQISVPGEVSATPWQVSYIYRGVDGQEVEGRTGVIRPDERHSYTLRVPPDGTRLEHVEVQQYSGLLVLGEDGGVDFPIAATWVIDPT
- a CDS encoding MFS transporter, whose product is MGPRRDQRTDEEPTGRPGWGAGRRGRRGRIPQGFGGRWDDREQRDDPEHGGDRERDGGQERDGGRERVRAAGAAQAGREHASTAGDDSAGRDSTGPAPGRGEPAGTAQAGREQAGPGAPGSEHPAATAPPRTTGTHRGSGPDGEREPHPAPDDAREHRGRTGPDGDRSPGEAPEDSAGGRWDATAPPRKLTVTRVAAWRGRQLTRAAMRLFFSAAHADGAAESGLARFSYAVMLNYAVDAAMAVALANTLFFSAATGESRDKVALYLLITVAPFAVIAPVIGPALDRLRQGRRTALAVSFGVRVLLAAVMAVNFDGWLLYPAALGCMVLSKSFGVLKAAMTPRVLPAAIDLTTANSRLTTFGLAAGGVFGAVASGFAWLLGSPGALWFMAALAAAGVWLCLRITRRVESSAGEARAVAGKRRRAPLGPHVVVALWGNAGIRVLTGFLTLFAAFVIKESTRQDPAMQVVLLGAVGGAAGLGSFLGNAAGARMRFGAPDRLIVSCLGSALAIAVCAAVLAGVPAAVAVGLVAATASALAKVCLDAVVQRDVAEESRASAFGRSETVLQLSWVFGGALGVLLPPVWWIGFTTTAALLALVLVQTVLVGRGGGLVRLPRRGRRAEPGTEGVPAGPRTRRTAPDREPVRRHRAVDLADDTGP